A stretch of DNA from Micromonospora sp. WMMD1155:
ACCAACGTGGTCATGCCCGACGAGTTGCCGTTGCCGCTGTCCACCACGGTCTACGCCAAGGACGGCAAGACCCCGCTGGCCAAGCTGGGCAGCGAGAACCGCACCTTCGTCACCATCAACCAGATCCCACAGCACGTGCAGGACGCGGTGGCGGCAGCCGAGGACCGGAACTTCTACCGGCACTCGGGCGTCGACTACAAGGGCATCGTCCGGGCGGGCTGGAACAACATCTCCGGCGGCGACAAGCAGGGTGCGTCGACGATCACCCAGCAGTACGCCCGCAACGCGTTCGAGAACCTTCAGGACGACACGTACGGCCGGAAGGTGAAGGAGGCGATCCTCGCCTCCAAGCTCAACGACGCGTACAGCAAGCCGGAGATCATGCAGCACTACCTCAACGTGATCTACTTCGGGCGCGGTGCCTACGGCATCGAGGCCGCGGCGCAGACCTACTTCGGCAAGTCCGCGAAGGACCTCAGCGTGGGTGAGGGCGCGGTGCTCGCCGCGGTCATCAAGCAGCCGGTGGCCAGCGACACCCACAAGGGGTTCGACCCGGCGGTCAACCTGCCCGACGCCAAGGCGCGGTGGGACTACGTGATCGGCGGCATGAAGAAGGAAGGCTGGGTGGACGCGCCCAACCGACCCGCGTCGCCCACCGAGTACCCGAAGGTGCTGCCGCCGAAGAAGGGCGGCAACGGGTTCGGTGTCGACAGCCCGCGCGGCAACGTCATCAACTACGTCCGGCAGGAGATGGACGCGATGGGCCTCTGCTCCGACACCGGAGCGGAGGGCAAGGTGAGCTGCGTCGACGCGCTGCGCGACGGCGGCTACCGGATCACCACCACCATCGACCCGAAGTTGCAGACCGCCGCCGAGAACATCGCGATGCAGTCGAAGAAGGGCTCCGAGCTCAACGACCAGCCGAAGAACCTGATGGCGGCGATGGTGTCGATCGACCCGAAGAAGGGTCGAGTGCTCGCCTACTACGGCGGCGACAGCGGTGCCGATTTCGACTACGCCGGCAAGAACACCGACAAGAACGGTGACCTGACCGGTGGCCACCAGCCGGGCTCGTCGATGAAGGTGTACACCCTGGCCGCCGCGATCGAGGCCGGCATCTCGGTCAAGTCGCACTGGGACCCCACGCCGTACAAGCCCGAGGGCTCCGCGGTCGCGATCGGCAACGCCGGCCGCACCAACCTCAAGTGTGGCAAGTGGTGCACCCTCGAAGAGTCGACGATCCAGTCGTACAACGTGCCGTTCTACTGGGTCGCCGACACGATCGGTGCAGGCAAGGTGGTCGACATGGCCCGCAAGGCCGGCGTGACCACCATGTGGGGCGTCGACCCGCCGCAGGCCTTCGACCTGTCGAAGAAGGGCCCCAACCCGTTCGACAACTACACCGCCTTCGGCAAGTACCCGATCACCGTGTTCGACCACGCCAACGCCATGGCGACGTTCGCCAACGACGGCAAGTACATCAAGGCCCACTTCGTCCTCAAGGTCGAGCAGCAGGAGAAGGACACCGGTAAGTGGAAGGTGGTCGGCAGCGAGCGCATCAAGCCCGAGCAGCGGATCTCCAAGAAGGTCACCGACGAGGTCACCGCCGTCCTGAAGCAGATCCCCGGGGCCGGGTCGAACAACATGTCGCTGGAGAGCGGCCGTCAGGCCGCCGCCAAGACCGGCACCTGGGAGTACGACAAGGACGACAACTCGCACGCCTGGACGGTGGGCTACACCCCGCAGAACGCCACTGCGGTATGGGTCGGTAGCAAGGACCCGAAGAAGCCGGAGATCCGGCTCGCCAGCGGCAAGGACATCGGTGGTTCGACGCTCCCCGGCCCGATCTGGGAGAAGTTCATGAACGCCGCCCTCAAGGGCCAGGAGGAGATCCCCCTGCCCAGCGTCACCGGCGAGGGTGACGTCACGAAGGGCAACGGCAAGGAGCCGGTGGCCCCGCCACCGCCGCCGGGCGGCCAGCCGGGCGGGCCGCAGTGCGACCCGCTCACCGACCCGTTCTGCCCGCGCGGCGGTCTCCCCGGCGGTAACCCCGGGGGCAACCCCGGCGGGAACCCAGGTGGTAATCCCGGTGGCCCGGGAGGCGGTGGTGGCGGCGGTGGAGTGCTGCCCGGCCTACCGCCCAACCGAGACTGACCCGTACCCTCCGCACACCGCCGCCGGCCGGACGACACGTCCCGCCGGCGGCGGTGTTCGTACCCGGGATCTCCGCGTCGGGACGGGACGGGCACCCCTTCCGTACGGCAGGATGCCTCTTCATGAGCACCCAGTCGACGCCCGGCATCGACGACGCCGGTACCACCGACCACCCGTCGCGCTCCGACGGATTCGTCCGCGGCATGTCCAGCGCGATCGGCGGACCGCTGGGCGACCACGCGACAGCGCTGGACCGCCCGGCGGGCCGGGACCATCGTTTCTGGACCGCCGTCCGGATCGTGCTGGCGCTGGTATGTCTCACGCTCGCGCTGCACTGGGTGCAGAAGTCGCCCTGTCAGGACGGCGCCTGGCAGAACAACGTCCAGTACACGCGCTTCTGCTACACCGACGTCCTCGCCCTCTACTACGCCGAAGGGCTCAACGAGGGCAAGGTGCCCTACCGCGACCACCCCGTCGAGTACCCGGTGCTGACCGGCTACTTCATGGGGGCGCTGGGCCTGCCGGTGCACGCCATCGGCGACGGCGACCCGAGCATCAACCAGGGCCAGTGGTTCTACAACCTCAACGCGCTGGTGCTGGGCGCGCTCGCGGTGGCCACCGTGGCGGTGATCCTGGCCCTGCGCCGCCGACGACCCTGGGACGCGGCGATGTTCGCGCTCGCCCCGGCTCTGGTGCTCACCGCCACCGTCAACTGGGATCTGCTCGCCATCGGATTGGCCGCCTTCGGCCTGCTGGCCTGGGCGCGGAAACGACCGGCCGTGGCCGGTGTGCTGCTCGGGCTCGCCGGCGCGGCGAAACTCTGGCCGCTGTTCCTGCTCGGGCCGATCCTCGTCCTGGCGTTGCGCGCCGACCGGCTCCGCGCCGCGCTCGTCGCCACCGGTACGGCGATCGCGGCCGTGGTGCTGGTGAACCTGCCGGCCGCACGCGCCTACCCGGAGAACTGGGACCGGTTCTTCGAACTCAACACCACCCGGCCCATCGACTGGGGCACGCTCTGGTACATCGGGCGTTACCTGGACGGCAAGGTCGGCAACGACCCCGGGCAGCTCGGCCCGTTCGAGTGGCTGAACGCCAACATCCCCACCCTCAACACCATCTCGTACGCGTTGTTCGGGCTGGCCTGCCTCGGTGTGGCAGTGCTGGCGCTGCGCGCGCCGCGCCGACCGCGGCTGGCGCAGCTCGCCTTCCTGGTGGTCGCGGCGTTCCTCATCTTCAGCAAGGTGTGGTCCCAGCAGTTCGTGCTCTGGCTGCTGCCGCTGGTGGTGCTGGCCCGTCCGAAGTGGGGTGCCTTCCTGGCCTGGCAGATCGCCGAGGTCTGCTACTTCGTCGCCTTCTACGGTGAACTGCTCGGGGCGGCCACCAGTCGCCCGGTCTTCCCGGAGGGGGTGTTCGTGCTGGCCTCGACGTTGCGGCTGACCACTGTCGTGGTGCTCTGCGTGCTCGTCGTCCAGGAGATCCTGCACCCCGAACGGGACGCGGTGCGGGCGACCTACCCGGACGACCCGGACGGCGGCGTGCTCGACGGCGCGCCGGACGCCCCCTGGCTGGACCGCTGGCGCCTACCTACGAAAAGCGAACCCCCGCGAGAGCCGGCAACCACTTGATTTCTTAGGCGCAACGCGGCCCGCACCACGTCAGGTTTCTCGGGGAGCCCGCCCGGAGCCGGGTGGGCTCCCCGGAAAACCGCAGTAGAGCTTTCAGAGCCGATACACCACAGCGTCACCGACGTCCTGCCGGCTGATGCCGAGCGATTCCACCGGCGTGTCGATGGTGATCTCCCACGGTGTGCCCGGCACCTGGCCGCGCAGCAGCACCACAGTGCGGACGCCGAGCGTGCGCAGGTAGTCGACGCTGGTCTGGTCGGGGAACGACTGGCTCACCCGACGAACGTCGTCGAGCTGACGCGGAGTGAAGCCGCTACCGCCGTTGACCACGTCGGGGAAACCGCTCGTCGACCAGAGCATCACGTGCTGGTCCAGACTCTGGTTACTGGGCAGCACCAGCAGCGGCCCCTGCGCCGAACGCATCGCGGCCGGTTGGGTCGGCACCACCGGATGCGGCGTGGTGTTCAGGCCCTCGACTGTCACCAGCAGCAACGGCAGCAGGGTGGCCATCCGCAGCCACGGACCCGGCCACGACGGGATCCGCTGCGCGGTCAAGTCGCGGACCCGGTCGGTGAGGGCGGTGACCGCGCCGGCCGCGAGCAGGCCGAGCAACAACGTGGTCCACAACATCAAACGACCCGGGGTACGCAACGCGCTCCAGCCCGGCAGGTGCTCGAACAGCGGCACGTAGGTGAGGGTGCCGTCGAAGAAACGGGTGCCCATCGCGAAGGCCATGGTCACCAGCACCCCGGCGAGCAGCAGCAGCCGGTGCCGCAGCCGCCAGACCGAGAAGAACAGCCCACCCAGGGCGAGCGCGTAGAGCACGAAGCCCGGCAGCAGGGTCATCTCCGGGTGCCACGGCAGGGCGGCGCGAGCGCCCTCGTGCAGACCACCCCAGATCCGCGACTCGGCCGGCGCCGTCACGAACCCGGACGCCGGTGGCGAGAAGATGCCGATGTCGGCGATGGTCCGCTCGGCGTACGGGTGCAACTCGGTCACCCGGTAGAACGGGTAGGCCATCAGCAGGCCCACCCCGGCGAAGAACAACCCGCCGAGCACGTCGGCGAGGAACAACCGACGACCGAACGGCACGGCCTGGCGGGTGCGTAGCCGCCGCACGTAGAAGAGGAGGACCGCGACCAGTACCGCGCCGCCCAGGAAGTACGCGAACGGCAGCCCGATGCCGAAGCCGAGGCTGAGCTGCCAGGCCGCCACCATCCACCCGGCGTAGACCCAACCGTCGTGTCGGCGCTCCGGCCGGTAGCCGTGCCGCAGGGACCAGCCGTGCCCGCGCGCCAACATCGCCAGCGCCAGCGGAATCCCGCCGTTGGAGATGACGTGCAGGTGCCCGGCCTGAGCCAGCAGCCACGGCGCGTAGGTGTAGCTGACCCCGGCGACGGCGGCACCGATCCGGCCGGCCCCGAGCTGACGAGCCAGCGCGTACGCCCCGAGCGTGGCGAGCGCGTGCGCCAGCACGAACATGATGTTGTAGCGCAGCAACGCGTCCTCGGGGCCGCTGCCGAACATCCCGGCCGGGGCGTACCCGAGCAGGGTGTCGGAGAACGCGAAGCTCCACAGTTCGGGGAAGAACGTGTTGGACTGCCACAGACGCGCCGGGTCGGCCAGCAGGATGTGCCCGGACCAGGCCATCTGCCAGGCCTGCAGGCTCGGGTCCCAGTAGTCCTGCGGGAGCGTGTAGCGGGGATAGCGCAGGGTCGGCCAGGTCATCAGAACGGCCAGCGCCAACGAGCAGAGAGCGGCCAGGGTCCATTCGTGGATCAGGAAGCGGCCGACCGCTCGGCCTGCCCGGGTGGCGATGGACGGCCGCGGCTCCGGCGCGGAGGCGAACGCCTCCCAACGGTCCGCTACGACCGGCGTGGCCACACCGTCGGTCTTCACCGGTTCGCCGGTCCTGCCCTTACCCGCCCTACGCCACCATCTCGCCCGCGGCTGCGACGCCTTGGCCTCGGCCGCGTCGTCCTTCGCCGGGCTGTCCGTGCTGCCCTTGCCGTCCTTGGCCGGGGCGCTGTCCGTGCCGTCCTTGGCCGGGGCGCTGTCCGTGCTGCCCTTGGCCGGGGCGCTGTCCTTGTCGTGCTCGCTGTCCGTGGCCGGGGTGCCGGATCCGGCGTCCCCGCCCCCCTTGCCGTCCGTGGCCGGGGTGCTGGATTCGGCATCCTCGCTTCCCTTGCCGGCCCTGGCCGGGACGTCGGCCTTACGGTCCTTGGCCGGGACGTCGGCCTTGCGGTCCTTGGCCGGAATGCCGTTCTTGCCGTTCGTGCTCTCCTTGGCGTCCCTGGTCGGGGCGGCCGGCGTGCGGTCGGTCTGCGCGGGGCTCGCGGCGGAGCCGGCATCGGAGGAGCGAGCCGGCTGGGCTGGGGTGCCCGACTCGGATGCGGTAGCGGGTCGGGTCTCGGCGTCCGAGTCGGTGAAGGTGGGCCGGGCGTTCCCGGGCCCGGGCTGTCCGGTCGTCATGCTGCCGGGCTCGCCGTCCCGAGCTGCTGACGGAGGAAATCGATGTCGGCCGCCTGGCCCTCGACACCGCCGGGTGTCTCGACCACCGCCGGTGCCCCGGCCGCCCGGATCACCGCGACGACCAGCTCCGGATCGATGGTGCCGCCGCCCAGGTTGTCGTGCCGGTCCTGGCCGGAGTTGAACGCGCCCTTGGAGTTGTTGGCGTGCACCAGGTCGATCCTTCCGGTGATCGCCTTGACCCGGTCGACGAGGCCGAGCAGCTCCTCACCGCCCGCGTACGCGTGGCAGGTGTCCAGGCAGAAGCCGACCTCGTAGTCGCCGACGGCGTCCCAGAGGCGGGCGAGTGCGTCCAGTCGCCGGGCGCACGCGTTGTCGCCGCCGGCGGTGTTCTCGATCAGAACCGGCACGCCGAAGCCGCCGGATTCGGCCGCGTACGCGAATGTCTTGCGCCAGTTGTCGAAGCCGACGGCCAGGTCGTCCCCGGCGTTGACGTGCCCACCGTGGACGATCAGGCCCTTGGCGCCGATGGAGGTGGCCGCCTTGGCATGCCCGAGCAGCAGCTTTCGGCTGGGGATCCGGATCCGGTTGTTGAGGGTGGCGACGTTGATGACGTACGGCGCGTGCACGTAGAGGTCGACCTCGGCCGCGCGTAGCCGATCGGCGTCTTCCCGGGGCTTGGGTGCCTTCCATCCCTGGGGGTCGGCGAGGAAGAACTGCACGGTGTCGGCGGACCGGGCGGCTGCCTCCGCCAGCGGGTCGGTCGAATCGACGTGGGCTCCGATACGCATGCGAGCGAGCCTACGTCGCGACCCTGACCGGCTGGTGACGGCCGGGGCGGTGTCGCGGGCGATCGCGTCACCGGGCGGACCGACGATCGTTGATGGATTCGAACCGGCGATCAGTGTCCGGGCCTCCGGCGGCGTGAGATCGCCCCGGCTGGTGACCGGAGGATCGGTGGTCGGCAGCGAGGTCACCTCCGCCGCGCGGCCCGGCGTGGCGGAGGAGACCTCCGCATACCGGACGGGTACCGACAAGAATCTCGGCAATTTGGGCTTTTCCCCCTACAAGGTACGGATGCCGTTGTATCGTCAGGTAACAACACGATAAAGCTCCGCGGGGCGTCTTCGGTCCAACCTCATCGGTGTGGTCGTTCCTCCCCAGGTCCCACCCAAGGAATGCGGACCAGACGCCTCGCGGCCTCGTAGACGGGGGTCCACCACCGACCGGTTGACGGTCGGAAGGTGGGCCCCCGTCGGCACGGCAGAGCCAGTGCCCCACCACTCCGGGCATGATCGTCCGGACCGGCTATCCTGGTCAGGTTGTCCGCGTCCGGTCGGGTTCCCCCGGCGCGTGCGGGCAGCGACGCACGACCTCCTGCCACGGAAGGACCGTGGCCGCATAGCCCACAGGAGGTGAGCACGTCTTGCGTCATTACGAGATCATGGTGATCCTCGATCCCAGCCTCGAGGAACGCACCGTCGCCCCGTCGCTCGACACGTACCTGAACGTGATTCGGACCGCGGGTGGCTCGGTTGAGAAGACGGACGTGTGGGGCCGCCGGCGCCTCGCGTACGAGATCAACAAAAAGGCCGAGGGCATCTACGCCGTCGTCGACCTGCAGGCCACGCCTGCTGCCGTGGCCGAGCTGGACCGTCAGCTCCGGCTCAACGAGTCCGTGCTGCGCACCAAGGTCATCCGGCCGGAGATGCGCTAAGCATTCAACCCGGTTCGCCCGGATCAGCCTCCGCGACTCTGTCGTACGGCTCTGCGAGCCTGTACGACGAGACGCTGAGTGCGCGAGGAGATGGTCATGGCAGGAGACACCACCATCACGGTCATCGGCAATCTGACCGATGACCCCGAGTTGCGGTTCACCCCCTCCGGGGCTGCGGTCGCCAAGTTCCGAGTCGCTTCGACGCCCCGTTTCATGGACAAGGCGACGAACGAATGGAAGGACGGCGAGCCGCTGTTCCTCGCATGCACCGTGTGGCGGCAGGCCGCCGAGCACGTCGCCGAGTCGCTGCAGCGTGGCGCCCGGGTGATCGTGTCGGGCCGGCTGCGTCAGCGGTCGTACGAGACCCGCGAGGGTGAGAAGCGCACCGTCATCGAGCTTGAGGTCGACGAGATCGGCCCATCGCTGCGCTACGCCACGGCGAAGGTGCAGAAGATGTCCCGCTCCGGCGGCGGTGGCGGCGGCTTCGGCGGCGGTGGCGGTGGCAACCAGGGTGGCGGCGGAGGCAACTTCGACGACCCCTGGGCTTCGGCTGCTCCCTCTCCCGCGCGTGCTGGATCGGGCGGCAACTTCGACGAGGAGCCTCCGTTCTAATGGCGCCGAGCGCCCGCGATCGCAAACCAGGAGCACGTGCAATGGCCAAGGCTGCGGCACTTCGCAAGCCGAAGAAGAAGGTGAACCCGCTCGACAAGGACGGGATCACCTACATCGATTACAAGGACACCGCGCTGCTGCGCAAGTTCATCTCCGACCGCGGCAAGATCCGCGCTCGGCGGGTGACCGGCGTGACCTCGCAGCAGCAGCGGCAGATCGCCCGTGCGGTCAAGAACGCCCGTGAGATGGCGCTCCTGCCGTACACGGCCACCACCCGCTGAGAGGAGGCACCGATATGAAGATCATCCTGACTCAGGAAGTGTCCGGCCTCGGTGCCCCGGGCGACATCGTCGAGGTCAAGAACGGCTACGGCCGTAACTACCTGCTGCCGCAGGGCTTCGCGATCGCCTGGACCAAGGGCGCGGAAAAGCAGGTCACGGTCATCAAGCGGGCCCGTTCGGCCCGTGAGATCCGCGACCTCGACCACGCCAACGAGGTCAAGGCTCAGCTCGAGGGTCTCAAGGTCAACCTGAAGGTCCGCGCCGGCGACGGCGGACGGCTCTTCGGCTCGGTCACCCCGGCCGAGATCGTGGACGCCGTCAAGGCGGCCAGCGGCCCGGTCCTCGACCGGCGTCGGCTGGAGGTGCCCGGTCACATCAAGTCGACCGGCACCTACCCGGTGAAGATCAAGCTGCACCCTGAGGTGACCGCGTCGTTCAACCTGAACGTCGTTCAGGGCTGACGTCCGCAACACCACCACGAGGGCCCGCACCGAGCGATCGGTGCGGGCCCTCGTGCGTACCGTCGTCAACCGACCCGCTCAGGGAGCGGGCAGCCGAGCCGTGCCGCGCCACCCGCTGGGCCGTCACCCGATCGGCTGGCCGGTCACCGCGCTGATCAGCACCGTGGACAGGCCGCCGCCCACCACTGCGGCGGCGACGGCGATGGTCGCCGAGCGCCACGTCGTGCCCACCCGACGCAGCAGAGCCGCCACCACCAGACTGCTCACCAACGCCAAACCGAAGCGCGGCGACCCGGCAAGGAGAGACTCCAACGCACGCGAACGGGCCGAGTCGCACCCGCCCCCGCTGATATCGGTCACACAACCGGCCGGTGCCTGACCGTCCAACGTCAACAGCCACACGAAGATCAGCATCGCGGGCACCAGGTAACAGGCCGCCGTGTACAGCAACGGCCGGACCGAACCGCCCGGATCCGGGTCCAGCAGGTCGTCCTCAAGACGTCGAGAGAACGCACCGGAGGCCGCCGACTCGACCCGCCGACGCACCGACGCCGCCCCGACCGGAGGGCGATCCGCCCGACGTCGTGGTGCCCCACCGCTCGGCACCGGCGCGCTGCGTGGTCGCGGGGCCGTGTAGCCCACCACCGGTGACCGGGGTGCCGACGTCGTCGGATCCATCCAGCGGGGATCGTCATCGGCCAGCCGGGTGCCGGGCCAGAACCCCTCGTCCCGTGCCGGCCAACCCTCAGCGGCCACGGACCGGTCGGAACGCGGCGCCAGCGTCTGGTCCCACTGGTCGTCCTCGATCGCGGACCGCTCCCACTGACCGGTGCGGTCGGACCGCTCCCAGCCGCCGACGCTCTCCACCGCCGACCACTGCTCACTCAGATCCGTGCCGGCCGCCGAAGGCCACGCGTGCACGCCCGAGGCGTCCCACGGATCCACCGCAGGCGGATAGGACGGCTCGGGCTCAGCCGGCCGGTCCGCCCCTCGAGCCCACGGGTCGGCAGGCGGACGGGTCCAGGACTCCTCCGCCGCACGGCGGCTCCGCCGGGTGGGGCGCTTCACCTCCGGCTCGGGCGCCGGCGGCTCGCTCGGGGTGGACTCCACATCCCCGCCCGACCAGATCACCTGGGGACGGGCGGTGGACGCCCGACGAGGGCGGCGTTCCCGGACCGCACCGGAGACCGGCTCGTCCTCCTCGGCGTCGGCGCGACGACGGCCCGCGTACCCCTGCTCCTGCGGGCGGTCGAGGGTCCACTCCCGAGTGTGGTCCGAGTCGGGCGCGGCACCGATCGCCGCCTGCTCGCGCCAACCCGTCTCGGTGCCCCGCCGCCGGCGGCTGCTCGACGCCTCGGTCGACCGTCGGCCGGCACCGGACGTGGGTATCTCGCGGTCGTCCTCGTCCGGTGCCGCGTGGCGGCCGCCGCCGTCCGCGTGCCGGACACCCGACTCCAGGGCCCACCGGGGCAGGTAGGCGTCGACGGGCTCGTCCTGACCACGGTCCAACGCGCGCCGCCGACTGGAGGTGCGGTAGCGCCCTTCCTCGTCGTACGGGTCAACCGGAAGGGACGCCGCGCGCTCACTCCACGAGGCGGTCGGCGGGCGCTCGCGCGGGCTGCCATCCCCGCGTCCCCAGTCCCGGTAACTCACGGCCGGAGTGTGACCCTTCTGAACCCAAAACGGAATCCGCTGTCCAGGTGTAGCCGTTCGCTGGAGATAGTACGGGACGATCGTGTCACAGAGCCGACCGAAATATCTTCCTCCACAGGCTGGGGAGCATGTTTCCGCAGGTCAGAAAGCTATGACGAAGAATTCCCCAACAGTTGTCCACAGGCTGTGCACACGCCGCGCACATGCTGTCCACCGACATCCACAGGTTGTCCCGAGGCTCGTCCACCGGCGTTGTTGAGTCTCTGACCTCGGGGTCCGTATGGTTGGCCCTCGACCGCCGGCCCGATGGCCCCCGATCGGCCGGCCCGGTCGGACGAGAAGCGTCGTACCCCAGCGGTAGAGCTGGGATCGGGTTCGGCGCAGTGGAGGGGGGACCCGTGTCGGTCACCGACGACATGCGGGCAGAGTCACGCTCCGGCGGAGGTCAACCACCCGCCCAGCGGGACGGCCAGTTCGACAAGACCCCGCCGCAGGACGTGGCAGCCGAGCAGTGCGTTCTCGGCGGCATGCTGCTCTCCAAGGACGCCATCGCCGACGTCGTCGAGATCCTCAAGACCAACGACTTCTACCGGCCGGTCCACGCCACCATCTTCGACACCATCCTGGACATCTACGGTCGGGGTGAGCCCGCCGACCCGATCACCGTGGCCGCCGCCCTGACCGACTCCGGTGACCTGGCCCGCATCGGCGGCGCGCCGTACCTGCACACGCTCATCGCCAGCGTGCCGACCGCCGCGAACGCCGCCTACTACGCGCGGATCGTCAGCGAACGGGCGGTGCTGCGCCGGCTGGTCGAGGCCGGCACCAAGATCGTGCAGCTGGGCTACGGCACCGCGAGCGGCGGCAGCCGCGACGTGGACGACATCGTGGACCTCGCCCAGCAGGCCGTCTACGACGTCACCGAACGCCGGGTCAGCGAGGACTTCGCGGTCCTGGCCGACATGTTGCAGCCGACGCTGGACGAGATCGAGGCGGTGGGTGCGCAGGGTGGTGTGATGACCGGTGTGCCGACCGGCTTCAGCGACCTGGACCGGCTGCTCAACGGCCTGCACGCCGGTCAGTTGGTAATCGTCGCGGGACGACCTGGGCTGGGCAAAGCGCTCGCACTCGACACCCCACTGCCGACCCCGGGCGGCTGGACCACGATGGGCGAGATCCGAGTGGGTGATCAACTGATGGCGGCGGACGGCAGTCCCACCACCGTCACGCACGCCTTCGACGTGATGCATGGCCGGCCCTGCTACGAAGTCGAGTTCTCCGACGGCACGGTCATCGTGGCGGACGCGGAGCACCTGTGGAAGACGACCACCCGAGCGAGCAGACGGCAGGGGCCGGTGCGGCAGAGCCGGCGCTGGTCCGAGTCGTCGATGGCCAACGTACGCGCGGCGCACGAGAGTCTCGGCGCCAGGGGCAACCAGCCCGTCACACTCTTCGACACGATTGCGCAGGTCGGCCCGGAGTTCCGGCATGTCCTGCACACCGTCGCCCGCGAAGTCGGGTCGATCGGCCGGATCAGCCGCCCCATCGTCCGAGCCGGCAGGACGCGGAACTGGGCGGCGCCCGGCTATCCGGCCGGACCTCTTCTGAGCGCACTTCTTGAGCGGACCGCACGGAAGGGCAACGCTGACAGCCAGGCCGACCACGGCGGTGTCGTCACCACTGCCGAGATCGCGGCCACACTCCGCACTGACACCGCCGATCGACGGCTCAACCACGCGGTACGGAACACTGCCCCCCTTCAGCTCCCGGACCGGGAGCTGTTGATCCCGCCGTACACATTGGGAGTCTGGCTCGGTGATGG
This window harbors:
- a CDS encoding transglycosylase domain-containing protein, with translation MNLMIAAFAAFIMLAGIGVVGFTYYSTNVVMPDELPLPLSTTVYAKDGKTPLAKLGSENRTFVTINQIPQHVQDAVAAAEDRNFYRHSGVDYKGIVRAGWNNISGGDKQGASTITQQYARNAFENLQDDTYGRKVKEAILASKLNDAYSKPEIMQHYLNVIYFGRGAYGIEAAAQTYFGKSAKDLSVGEGAVLAAVIKQPVASDTHKGFDPAVNLPDAKARWDYVIGGMKKEGWVDAPNRPASPTEYPKVLPPKKGGNGFGVDSPRGNVINYVRQEMDAMGLCSDTGAEGKVSCVDALRDGGYRITTTIDPKLQTAAENIAMQSKKGSELNDQPKNLMAAMVSIDPKKGRVLAYYGGDSGADFDYAGKNTDKNGDLTGGHQPGSSMKVYTLAAAIEAGISVKSHWDPTPYKPEGSAVAIGNAGRTNLKCGKWCTLEESTIQSYNVPFYWVADTIGAGKVVDMARKAGVTTMWGVDPPQAFDLSKKGPNPFDNYTAFGKYPITVFDHANAMATFANDGKYIKAHFVLKVEQQEKDTGKWKVVGSERIKPEQRISKKVTDEVTAVLKQIPGAGSNNMSLESGRQAAAKTGTWEYDKDDNSHAWTVGYTPQNATAVWVGSKDPKKPEIRLASGKDIGGSTLPGPIWEKFMNAALKGQEEIPLPSVTGEGDVTKGNGKEPVAPPPPPGGQPGGPQCDPLTDPFCPRGGLPGGNPGGNPGGNPGGNPGGPGGGGGGGGVLPGLPPNRD
- a CDS encoding glycosyltransferase 87 family protein: MSTQSTPGIDDAGTTDHPSRSDGFVRGMSSAIGGPLGDHATALDRPAGRDHRFWTAVRIVLALVCLTLALHWVQKSPCQDGAWQNNVQYTRFCYTDVLALYYAEGLNEGKVPYRDHPVEYPVLTGYFMGALGLPVHAIGDGDPSINQGQWFYNLNALVLGALAVATVAVILALRRRRPWDAAMFALAPALVLTATVNWDLLAIGLAAFGLLAWARKRPAVAGVLLGLAGAAKLWPLFLLGPILVLALRADRLRAALVATGTAIAAVVLVNLPAARAYPENWDRFFELNTTRPIDWGTLWYIGRYLDGKVGNDPGQLGPFEWLNANIPTLNTISYALFGLACLGVAVLALRAPRRPRLAQLAFLVVAAFLIFSKVWSQQFVLWLLPLVVLARPKWGAFLAWQIAEVCYFVAFYGELLGAATSRPVFPEGVFVLASTLRLTTVVVLCVLVVQEILHPERDAVRATYPDDPDGGVLDGAPDAPWLDRWRLPTKSEPPREPATT
- a CDS encoding deoxyribonuclease IV, producing the protein MRIGAHVDSTDPLAEAAARSADTVQFFLADPQGWKAPKPREDADRLRAAEVDLYVHAPYVINVATLNNRIRIPSRKLLLGHAKAATSIGAKGLIVHGGHVNAGDDLAVGFDNWRKTFAYAAESGGFGVPVLIENTAGGDNACARRLDALARLWDAVGDYEVGFCLDTCHAYAGGEELLGLVDRVKAITGRIDLVHANNSKGAFNSGQDRHDNLGGGTIDPELVVAVIRAAGAPAVVETPGGVEGQAADIDFLRQQLGTASPAA
- the rpsF gene encoding 30S ribosomal protein S6; amino-acid sequence: MRHYEIMVILDPSLEERTVAPSLDTYLNVIRTAGGSVEKTDVWGRRRLAYEINKKAEGIYAVVDLQATPAAVAELDRQLRLNESVLRTKVIRPEMR
- a CDS encoding single-stranded DNA-binding protein yields the protein MREEMVMAGDTTITVIGNLTDDPELRFTPSGAAVAKFRVASTPRFMDKATNEWKDGEPLFLACTVWRQAAEHVAESLQRGARVIVSGRLRQRSYETREGEKRTVIELEVDEIGPSLRYATAKVQKMSRSGGGGGGFGGGGGGNQGGGGGNFDDPWASAAPSPARAGSGGNFDEEPPF
- the rpsR gene encoding 30S ribosomal protein S18 — encoded protein: MAKAAALRKPKKKVNPLDKDGITYIDYKDTALLRKFISDRGKIRARRVTGVTSQQQRQIARAVKNAREMALLPYTATTR
- the rplI gene encoding 50S ribosomal protein L9; this translates as MKIILTQEVSGLGAPGDIVEVKNGYGRNYLLPQGFAIAWTKGAEKQVTVIKRARSAREIRDLDHANEVKAQLEGLKVNLKVRAGDGGRLFGSVTPAEIVDAVKAASGPVLDRRRLEVPGHIKSTGTYPVKIKLHPEVTASFNLNVVQG